The nucleotide window ACGCGCCATCCAGTATGTGCTTTATATTCAGCCATTCTTTCAACTAATCGATCTCGTGAATCTTCGAAATGAGGCTCTCGTAATGGACGAAGCTCACTCCATGCACCGATCATATTATAGCCGTCTACTAGCAAAATGTTTTGCATACCCTCATCCGTTAGCTTCTTGACGTTTGCGGTACACTTCATACATCAGCAACGCAGCTGCTACTGAGGCATTAAGTGATGTTACATGACCAACCATTGGTAAGTGGTACAAGAAATCACATTTATCCTTTAAGAGACGGCTCATCCCTTTACCTTCACTACCAATAATTAATGCAAGCGGTAATGTTGCATCCATATTACGATAATCTGCTGAACCTTTTGCATCTGTACCTGCAATCCAAACACCGCGGTCTTTTAGCTCGTCCACAGTTTGTGCTAAATTTGTCACACGTACAACAGGTACGTGTTCAATTGCGCCTGTTGATGCTTTTGCAACGACGGCTGTTAAGCCAACCGCGCGACGCTTCGGAATAATAATCCCGTGAGCACCGATCGCATCTGCTGTACGCATAATCGACCCTAAATTATGCGGATCCTCTAATTCATCTAAAATTAAGAAAAACGGATCTTCATTTTTGTTTTTAGCTGCTTGGAATAAATCATCTAGTTCCGCATAATTATAAGCTGCTACTGATGCTACGATTCCTTGATGATTATCGGCTAATTTATCAATTTTTTGCTTTGGAACAAATTGAACTAATACACCTTGCTCTTTTGCTAAGTCCATTAACTCTTGTACACCTGTTTTTTTGACCCCTTCAGCAATCCATACCTTGTTAATTTCACGGCCTGAACGTAGTGCTTCTAATACCGGGTTTTTCCCTGCAATCATTTCTCCATTAACTTCTTCTGGAGCGGATTGTGGCTTCTCTTGTTGTTGTTTCTTATCATAGACTTTTAAAGCCGTTGATTTTTTATCGCGTCCTTTAAAATCACTCGGCTTACGATCTCGTTGTCTTCTCTCCGCCATAGTTACACTCCTTTTGACTGTTCTACAATTTGAATTGCGTAGTCAATAATTTCATTTACACGTTCGTGCTCTTTGCATAAAAATAAACTCCCTAGAACCGCTTCAAAACCAGAACTATTTCGATACGTTCGTACATCTGTATTTTTAGGGACTGAACCTGATTTGGCATTACGACCACGTCGAAAAGCTGCGAGTTCCTCTTCCGTTAAATAATCTTCGTCCATCATGCGATGGACGATCATCGACTGAGATTTTGCTGATACGTAGCTTGTTGCTTCTTTATGAAGTGTATTCGGCTTGGCCCTGCCTGATAAAATTAAATGTTCACGAATTCTTTGCTCTAGTACCGCGTCACCCATATAAGCAACGGCGAGGGCATTGAGTTGTTTGACATCATGTGCTGTTAAGTTTTGCATTTACTGACCTCGTTTCCAGCGTGTTCCTTGGCGAGTATCTTCTAGTACAATATCCATATTTAACAATTGGTCACGAATCTCATCTGAACGTGCAAAATCGTGGTTTTTACGGGCCATATTTCGTTCTTCAATTAATGCTTCAATCTCTTCATCCAATAAACCCGCTTCTACTTTCACTTGCACGCCTAATACATCCCCAATTGTATTGAACATATTTAAGATAGCTTGTAATACTTGCGGGTCCGTATTGCTCTCGTTTAAATAAACGTTTGCGATGCGAGAAAGTTCAAATAGTGCGGAAATAGCATTTGCTGTATTAAAATCGTCATTCATAGCCGCTTCAAAGTCGACTTTTATTTGAACAATTTTTGCCAACCAATCTTCACTATTTTCAGCTAATCCAGCAGATGCCTCTAAACGATGCTCGACATTCGCATAGGCTGTTCGAATACGGTCTAAACCATTTTTCGCTGCTTCCACTAAATCTTGCGCAAAATTAATTGGATGGCGGTAATGTACAGATAACATAAAGAATCGCAAAACTTGCGGATCGATTTGCTGGCGAATATCATTTACTAAAATAAAGTTCCCTAATGATTTTGACATTTTTTCGTTATCAATATTGATATACCCGTTGTGCATCCAATAACGCGCAAATGCCTTATCATTATGAGCCTCTGATTGTGCAATTTCATTTTCATGGTGAGGGAATGTTAAATCTTGACCTCCCGCATGGATGTCAATTGTGTCTCCTAAATGCTCACGAGCCATTACCGAACATTCAATATGCCAGCCCGGACGCCCTGCACCCCATGGAGAATCCCATTTCACTTCACCTGGCTTCGCTGATTTCCATAATGCGAAATCTAGCGGGTCTTCCTTCTTTTCACCCGCTTCAATACGCGCTCCTACTTTTAAATCATCAATAGATTGGTGCGATAATTTGCCGTAACCATTGAATTTACGCGTGCGATAGTAAACATCACCTTGTGATTCATATGCAAAGCCTTTATCAATTAGCACTTGAACAAATTGAATAATATCATCCATGTGCTCTGTTACTCGAGGATGTGCATCTGCCTTTTTGCAACCTAAAGCTGTAATATCTTCAAAGTATGCTGCAATAAAACGCTCCGTAAGCTCTGATGTTGCTTCACCTAGCTCATTTGCCGCTTTTATAATTTTGTCGTCTACATCTGTGAAGTTCGAAACAAATTTCACATCGTATCCTGCATATTGTAAATAGCGGCGTACTGTATCATAAACTATAACCGGTCTAGAATTGCCGATATGAATATAGTTGTATACAGTTGGACCACATACATACATTTTTACTTTTCCTTCTTCTAAAGGAATAAAAGGTTCTTTTTGACGTGTCAAGGTATTGAATATTTGAATACTCATAATTGTCGCTCCTTCTTTAAATTCGCAATTTCTTGGTGCAATGCTTCAATCGTTTTTTCTAACATATCACAGCGGTCGCCTACTGGGTCAGGTATGTTTTGATGATCTAATCTTTTCGCTTCTGTTCGCACACCATCAATCATTACAACCTTACCTGGAATACCTACAACCGTAGCATTGGGTGGCACTTCTTTTAATACGACCGAGCCGGCGCCGATTTTACTATTCGCGCCCACCGTAATTGAGCCGAGCACCTTTGCCCCTGTTGCTACTAAGACACCATCCTCTAACGTTGGATGACGTTTCCCTTTTTCTTTACCAGTACCACCAAGTGTTACTCCTTGATAAAGTGTTACATCATTTCCAATTTCACATGTTTCCCCAATCACTACTCCCATACCATGGTCTATGAAAAAGCGTCGGCCAATTTTTGCTCCAGGGTGAATTTCAATTCCTGTAAAGAAACGGGTAATTTGAGAAATCGCACGTGCAATAAAGAAAAATTTTCGTTTGAAAAACCAATGCGCAATACGATGCGACCATATCGCATGTAAACCTGAATAGGTTAACACCACTTCCAACACGCTTCGTGCTGCTGGGTCATTTTCAAAAATATTATCTATATCCTCTTTCATCCTTATAAACATACTTCCCCTCCTTTTCGTTTTTTAAATTTTCCCAAAAATAAAAACGCCTCCATCACCTAAATTGGGGTGACAGAGACGCATACACGCGCGGTTCCACTCTGGTTGAAGAAGTACGAAGACTTTTTCCGCTTAAAGAGCCCGATAACGTGGACTAGACGATTTAACCTACTTAAAAGTTCAATTAAATGCTCAAAGGTGCATTTCTGCTTTGCCTTGACCTAGATCACTTTCAGCCGGTGATGATCCTCTCTAATAGGTGTGCGCCACGTACTTCTCCTTCTCAACGCGTTTATGTTATATACAATTTAAATTCATTTTACAATTATTTTCTGAAAAATCAATCAGTTTGTGCGTTAATTTGCAAATTTCTCTACACGAGCAATCGCTTTTTCTTTTCCAATTAATGCGATAGCGTTTGGTAATTCTGGACCGTGTGTTTGACCAGTCGTCACAACACGGATTGGCATGAATAAGTTTTTACCTTTCGCGCCTGTTTCTTTTTGAACAGCTTTAATCGCCGCTTTAATTGAATCTGCATCAAACGTTTCTAAACCTTCTAATTGCGTTTTGAATGAAGCCATTACAGCTGGAACCGTTTCACCAGCTAATACTTCCTTCGCTTCTTCATCATATGCTATTTCATCTGTGAAGAATAGGCTTGTTAATTCTACGATTTCCGCGCCAAAGCTCATTTGCTCATGGTAAAGACCAATTAATTCAGCAGCCCAAGCATGCTCTTTTGCAGTTAACTCAGCAGGAAGTAAATTTGCTTTTTGTAAATGAGGTAATGCTAAAGCAACTACTTCTTCACGAGATAGCTTTTTAATGTACTGATTATTCATCCAAGTAAGCTTTGTTTTATCAAACATTGATGGTGATTTTGATAAACGTTTTTCGTCGAATAGTTTGATGAACTCATCGTGGGAGAAGATTTCTTCTTCCCCTTCTGGAGACCAGCCAAGTAATGCGAAGAAGTTAAACATCGCTTCTGGTAAATAACCAAGATCCTTATATTGTGTAACGAATTGAATAATCGACTCGTCACGTTTTGATAACTTTTTGCGTTCTTCATTAACAATTAATGTCATATGACCGTATTCAGGGTATTCCCAACCAAACGCATCAAATATCATCATTTGTTTAGGTGTATTTGATAAATGCTCTTCCCCGCGGAATACATGTGTGATGTCCATAAAGTGATCATCTAATACGACTGCATAGTTATACGTCGGAATCCCGTTTGCTTTTACAAGAACCCAATCCCCGATATCCTTCGATTCGAATGTTACATCCCCACGCACTAAGTCCGTAAATTTATATGTTGTATCAGCAGGAACACGCATACGAATTGTGTATGGAATACCAGAAGCTTCTTTTGATGCTACTTCTTCCGCTGATAAGTGACGACATTTCCCGTTATAAGTCGGTGCAGCTACACCTTGTGCTTTTTGAGATTCACGTGATGCTTCTAATTCTTCTGAAGAACAGAAACATTTGTACGCTTGGCCCGCTTCTAGCATTTTTTCAGCATGCTCTTTATAAATTTCTAAACGTTCCATTTGACGGTATGGTGCGTATGGACCACCGATATCAATTGTCTCGTCTGGCGTAATACCTAACCAACGTAAGTTATCTAACTGAGAAGCTTCTCCGCCCTCTACGTTACGTTCGATATCTGTATCTTCAATACGTACTACGAAAGTACCGTTGTGATGTTTTGCATATAAATAGTTGAATAACGCTGTACGTGCGCCACCGATGTGTAAAAATCCTGTTGGCGATGGTGCATAACGAACGCGGACTGATTTCGTCATAATTGTGCCTCCTAATTTTGCGTCAGAAAAAACTTTTCGACCCTTTAACTTTGTTCATTTTACCACTGTAAGTTACTAAATAAAAGTAGCGTGAGCCGAAATATGGCACACGCAACCTATTTAAGCTTGGATTAATAAAATCGTTGCCATTGCCGCAATACCTTCTTCACGACCAACGAAGCCCAACTTTTCCGTTGTTGTTGCTTTCACATTTACTTGTGATGGATCTGCATTCAAAAGCTCTGCGATACGATTACGCATTGGTTCAATATACGGAGCCATTTTAGGACGTTGTGCCATAATTGTGCAATCAACATTTCCTAATTTATAGCCGCGCTCCTCTACCATCTTCCAAATATACGCAAGTAGCTTAGCTGAGTCCGCATCCTTCCATTCCGGGTCTGTATCCGGGAAGTGACGACCGATATCCCCTTCACCGATAGCTCCTAGTGCTGCATCTGTTACAGTATGTAATAACACGTCTGCATCCGAATGCCCTAATAAGCCACGCTCATGTGGTATCGTAATGCCACCTAAAATCAAAGGACGTCCTTCTGCAAATTCGTGAACATCAAAGCCTTGTCCAATTCGAAACATCATTTCACGCTAGCCTATCTAATAAGACAAACTAGCCCTCACCTTCTTTCTCGTAATCTCATTAGTTCTAGTATAATCAAAACTTCGTAAGAAAAACAAAACTTTCGCCAAAGAAAGCGAAGTATTGTCTTTTCTAAGTATGGACGAAAAAATTAATTCCCTTTCCCTCGCAAACAAAAATGCCCTGAAAACATTAATTTGTTCCCGGGCACATTTTTTATTGTATTGCATTACGACGATTTAATATTGCTTCACCAAAAATTAAATCTTCCTGCGTTGTCATTTTAACATTCTCATAGCTGCTTTCCACCATGTGAATTTCATGACCTAATCGCTCTACTAGCATAGCTTCATCTGTTCCTAAAAAGCCGACCTTTTCCGCAACATCTTCTGCCTCCACTAATAAATCAAACTTGAATGCCTGTGGGGTTTGAACCATCCATAACGAATCGCGGTCTACCGTTTCTTTAATGAGACCATTGTGCACAACTTTCATTGTATCTTTCGCACGTACACCCGCAATGGCAGCACCTTTTTCATAGGCTATTTTTGAAAGCTCTGCAATCGTTGAAAGCGTAATAAATGGACGCGCAGCATCGTGGACAAGTACAACATCTACTGCATTCATTTCTTTTATACATGAATGTACAGAATGTTGGCGCTCTGCACCACCTGTTGGCAAGCCCTTCACTTTCGAAATTTGGTATTTATCTAATAATGATTGTATAAATGGACGTTCTTCGTCTTTTACTGCTAGCCATATTCCTGTGCAATTTTCATCTTGCTCAAATACCTGCAATGTATGCACTAATATAGGCCTGTCTAATAAACGTAAAAACAATTTATTTTGACCTGCTCCCATACGCTTTCCACTACCTGCTGCAGGCAAAACAACTTCATAACGCAAACAATTCACTTCCTAATCTTCTTTTGGCTTTGCAAAGATCATTCGACCAGCTGACGTTTGTAATACGCTCGTCACCGTCACAGTAATCGCCTGACCTATATAGCTACGACCACCCTCAACAACGATCATTGTACCATCATCTAAATAGGCAACACCTTGGTTATGCTCTTTCCCGTCCTTAATCACTACGACTTGCATATCTTCCCCTGGAATAACAACAGGTTTTACGGCATTTGCCAAATCATTAATATTTAATACTTGAACACGGTGTAATTCACATACTTTATTTAAGTTAAAATCATTCGTTAAAATTTGTGCATCCATTTTTTTCGCTAAGCGTACTAATTTTAAATCCACCTCAGATACGTCTTCAAAATCAATTTCTGTAATAAGTACTTTTGAAGCACGCTCGTCTTGTAGGCGTTTTAAAATATCTAGTCCTCGTCGACCACGTGTACGTTTTAACGTATCTGAAGAGTCCGCAATATGCTGTAATTCAGTTAACACAAACTGCGGTACAACAAGAACACCTTCTACAAAGCCCGTCGCTGAAATATCTGCAATACGTCCATCAATAATGACACTCGTATCAAGTAATTTATAATGCTCTTGTACCTCTTTATTCGTTGAATCATTCACACGTTTTTTTCCAGTGGATTTCCCAGAAAATATTTGTAATAATTCATCACGCTTACTAAAGCCTAAACGGAATCCTAAATATCCTAAAACAATGGATAATATTGCTGGCACTACAGCCGTTACAAAGGGAATATTCATTTGATTGATGGCAACACCTGCTAAAGTGGCAACGCTTAGCCCAACAATCAAGCCTAAAGTCCCGAATAATAAATCTGCAGCAGGTAATTTAAATAAAACTTCCTCTAACCACGTTATTAACTTAACAAAGTAATCAGATAATGCAAAAGATAATACGAATAATAAAGCAGCACCGATTGCAACACTAAAATATGGATTATTAAGCCATGGATGGGATGATAAATTCATAAATTCGTATAATGGCGGTAAGAAAATTAGACCTAATGCTCCACCGATAAATAAGAATGCTACTTGAATAACTTTCTTTAACATACAATTCACCTCCAATAGTAATTATACATGCATCTTGCTTTCAATGCTAAAAACAAACACCATCATTTGTACTACAACAGAAAATAACAATTTTAACTACGTTACAACAAAATAATCTTTCTAATATAATTTTTTTCTAAACAATCCGTTTTGACTCGTTTTTTATTTGTTAAATTTGCGACTAATCACATCATTAATGACGTTCTTTCTTCAAATTAATATCACTTTATAGTTCATAATCCTATTTTAGTATATTATTTCGAATAATAGAAAAAATAGATCATGGAATAGGAGAATATGTTTTGAATACAACAAAAGATATTAAAATTTCTACTGCCGATCCATCAGCAATCGGTTTATTCGGTTTAGCGATCGTTACATTCGTAGCATCAACACAAAAGCTTGGTTGGACAGATGGTTTAGGCCTAGTGCTTCCTTGGGCACTATTTTTAGGGGGCATTGCACAATTTTACGCTTCAGTTTTAGACTCGAAACACAATAATACATTTGGGACAACAGCTTTCGGCGCATACGGTTTATTCTGGATGGGTGTTGGGATGAGCTGGTTAGTACAAGCGGGTGTATTTGGCGAAGCATTACAAGCTTCTGTCGATACACGTCAATTAGGCGTTGTGTACTTAGGCTACTTAATCTTCACCATCTTCATGACAATTGGCGCAGCTGAAACGAACAAAGTATTATTCGCAATTTTTGTTATGATTGATTTATTATTTATCGGCTTATCATTAAGCTCTTTCGGTATTATGGAGCATGGTATGCACTTATTAGCAGCTTACTCTGAATTGGTCATCGCATTATTATCGTTCTACGGTGCGGGTGCAAACGTATTAAACAAACATTTCGGCTTTAACTTTTTACCAATTGGAAAGCCATTCGGTATTTTTACACGTGAAGCATTTGAAAAAAAATCTTCAACAGCTAAAGCCTAATATAAAGATAAAGAGGAAGCGACCTAATTAGTTGCTTCCCCTTTTTTATTTATAAGTCTTGAAATGAAGCTCGCAACGAATCACTTATCGTTTCGACTCCGACGACTTGGATTCCTGCCGGGAACTCCCATCCGCCTATATTGGATGCTGGAATAAAGGCACGCTGGAACCCTAATTTTGCAGCTTCTTGGACACGTTGTTCAATACGAGACACACGACGAACCTCACCTGTTAAACCAACCTCACCGATAAAGCAATCGGTTGGGCGAACTGCTTGATCTTTAAAACTAGAGACAATACTTGTTAATACGGCTAAATCAATGGCAGGTTCATCAAGCTTCACACCGCCTGCTACTTTAATATAAGCATCCTGTGCTTGTAGCATCATCCCCATACGCTTTTCTAGCACCGCCATTAATAATTGCACCCGGTTTTGATCGACCCCTGTCGCCATTCGCTTTGGATAATTAAAGCTAGTTGGCGTCACTAGAGATTGGATTTCAACTAAGATTGGGCGTGTTCCTTCCATCGAGGCAACAATTGTCGAACCTGGTGCGCCTTGAGAACGTTCTTGTAAAAATAATTCAGATGGATTTAACACTTCTTTTAAGCCACCTTGAAGCATCTCAAAAATGGCGATTTCATTCGTTGACCCGAAACGGTTTTTTTGACTACGCAAAATACGATGATTATGATGGCGTTCCCCTTCAAAATAAAGAACTGTATCCACCATATGTTCCAAAATACGTGGTCCGGCAATTTGTCCTTCCTTCGTTACGTGTCCGACTAAAAAGATAGCAATATTTTTCGTTTTCGCGATTCGCATTAATTCCGCCGTACATTCACGAACTTGCGATACGCTTCCTGGTGCACTCGTCACTTCAGGATGATGTACCGTTTGAATCGAGTCTACAATTACAAACTTAGGCTGTACTTCTTCAATCGTTTGATTTAAAAATTCTAAGTTCGTTTCAGAGTAAATATAAAGCTCCGCTGATTTAACACCTAAACGTTCAGCTCGTAACTTCGTTTGACGCACAGATTCTTCCCCTGAAATATATAAAACACGCTTTCCTTGGTTTGATAATAGGGCCGATACTTGCAATAACAGGGTCGATTTCCCGATACCTGGGTCCCCACCGATTAACACAAGAGAGTCAGGCACAATACCTCCGCCTAGCACACGGTTAAACTCGTCCATTTGCGTTACGATACGAGTTTCTTCCTGTACTTCTACATGAATAATAGGTGTTGCTTTTGTCGTTGTAGAAGAGTGCTGGAATGCTCCACGAGGTCCTTTTGAAATAACCTCGACTTCCTCGTTCATCGTATTCCACTCGCCACATCCAGGACAACGCCCCATCCATTTTGCTGCTTCATAGCCACAGCTACTACACATAAATTTTGATTTTTTCTTTGCCATGTCGCGTACTCCTTCGAATGTTTGTTCTATTATTGTACATGAAACTCAAGTGAACGCCTAATATTCCATTGAAAATTTCTATTTCTTCAGTTAAAAAAACGAGGTAGGGAATTCCCCTACCTCGTTCATACTACTAATTTGTTGATACCTTTTCTTGTGGTCGAACGATAAATTCATTCTCTACATAATCAAGTATAACTGTTTGAGATTTATCTAACGTCCCTTTTAACAGTTCTTCAGATAAACGATCTTCTACATGCTTTTGAAGAGCTCGACGTAGTGGACGTGCACCGTATGTTGGATCATACCCTTCATCCGTAATTTTCTCAAGCGCTGCATCTGTTAATTGAAGCTCGATATCTTGCTCCTTTAAACGTTTTGTCAATGAAGCGACCATTAGTGAAACAATTTCTTTTAAATGTTCTTTTTCTAATGAATGGAACACAATCATCTCATCGATACGGTTTAAGAATTCTGGACGGAATGCTTTTTTCAACTCTTCTAGCATTGTGCCCTTCATATCTTTATTTTTCGA belongs to Solibacillus sp. FSL R7-0682 and includes:
- the epsC gene encoding serine O-acetyltransferase EpsC is translated as MFIRMKEDIDNIFENDPAARSVLEVVLTYSGLHAIWSHRIAHWFFKRKFFFIARAISQITRFFTGIEIHPGAKIGRRFFIDHGMGVVIGETCEIGNDVTLYQGVTLGGTGKEKGKRHPTLEDGVLVATGAKVLGSITVGANSKIGAGSVVLKEVPPNATVVGIPGKVVMIDGVRTEAKRLDHQNIPDPVGDRCDMLEKTIEALHQEIANLKKERQL
- a CDS encoding Mini-ribonuclease 3 encodes the protein MQNLTAHDVKQLNALAVAYMGDAVLEQRIREHLILSGRAKPNTLHKEATSYVSAKSQSMIVHRMMDEDYLTEEELAAFRRGRNAKSGSVPKNTDVRTYRNSSGFEAVLGSLFLCKEHERVNEIIDYAIQIVEQSKGV
- a CDS encoding PIN/TRAM domain-containing protein, producing MLKKVIQVAFLFIGGALGLIFLPPLYEFMNLSSHPWLNNPYFSVAIGAALLFVLSFALSDYFVKLITWLEEVLFKLPAADLLFGTLGLIVGLSVATLAGVAINQMNIPFVTAVVPAILSIVLGYLGFRLGFSKRDELLQIFSGKSTGKKRVNDSTNKEVQEHYKLLDTSVIIDGRIADISATGFVEGVLVVPQFVLTELQHIADSSDTLKRTRGRRGLDILKRLQDERASKVLITEIDFEDVSEVDLKLVRLAKKMDAQILTNDFNLNKVCELHRVQVLNINDLANAVKPVVIPGEDMQVVVIKDGKEHNQGVAYLDDGTMIVVEGGRSYIGQAITVTVTSVLQTSAGRMIFAKPKED
- the rlmB gene encoding 23S rRNA (guanosine(2251)-2'-O)-methyltransferase RlmB, with product MIAGKNPVLEALRSGREINKVWIAEGVKKTGVQELMDLAKEQGVLVQFVPKQKIDKLADNHQGIVASVAAYNYAELDDLFQAAKNKNEDPFFLILDELEDPHNLGSIMRTADAIGAHGIIIPKRRAVGLTAVVAKASTGAIEHVPVVRVTNLAQTVDELKDRGVWIAGTDAKGSADYRNMDATLPLALIIGSEGKGMSRLLKDKCDFLYHLPMVGHVTSLNASVAAALLMYEVYRKRQEANG
- the cysS gene encoding cysteine--tRNA ligase, with protein sequence MSIQIFNTLTRQKEPFIPLEEGKVKMYVCGPTVYNYIHIGNSRPVIVYDTVRRYLQYAGYDVKFVSNFTDVDDKIIKAANELGEATSELTERFIAAYFEDITALGCKKADAHPRVTEHMDDIIQFVQVLIDKGFAYESQGDVYYRTRKFNGYGKLSHQSIDDLKVGARIEAGEKKEDPLDFALWKSAKPGEVKWDSPWGAGRPGWHIECSVMAREHLGDTIDIHAGGQDLTFPHHENEIAQSEAHNDKAFARYWMHNGYINIDNEKMSKSLGNFILVNDIRQQIDPQVLRFFMLSVHYRHPINFAQDLVEAAKNGLDRIRTAYANVEHRLEASAGLAENSEDWLAKIVQIKVDFEAAMNDDFNTANAISALFELSRIANVYLNESNTDPQVLQAILNMFNTIGDVLGVQVKVEAGLLDEEIEALIEERNMARKNHDFARSDEIRDQLLNMDIVLEDTRQGTRWKRGQ
- the ispD gene encoding 2-C-methyl-D-erythritol 4-phosphate cytidylyltransferase, with amino-acid sequence MRYEVVLPAAGSGKRMGAGQNKLFLRLLDRPILVHTLQVFEQDENCTGIWLAVKDEERPFIQSLLDKYQISKVKGLPTGGAERQHSVHSCIKEMNAVDVVLVHDAARPFITLSTIAELSKIAYEKGAAIAGVRAKDTMKVVHNGLIKETVDRDSLWMVQTPQAFKFDLLVEAEDVAEKVGFLGTDEAMLVERLGHEIHMVESSYENVKMTTQEDLIFGEAILNRRNAIQ
- the gltX gene encoding glutamate--tRNA ligase, which codes for MTKSVRVRYAPSPTGFLHIGGARTALFNYLYAKHHNGTFVVRIEDTDIERNVEGGEASQLDNLRWLGITPDETIDIGGPYAPYRQMERLEIYKEHAEKMLEAGQAYKCFCSSEELEASRESQKAQGVAAPTYNGKCRHLSAEEVASKEASGIPYTIRMRVPADTTYKFTDLVRGDVTFESKDIGDWVLVKANGIPTYNYAVVLDDHFMDITHVFRGEEHLSNTPKQMMIFDAFGWEYPEYGHMTLIVNEERKKLSKRDESIIQFVTQYKDLGYLPEAMFNFFALLGWSPEGEEEIFSHDEFIKLFDEKRLSKSPSMFDKTKLTWMNNQYIKKLSREEVVALALPHLQKANLLPAELTAKEHAWAAELIGLYHEQMSFGAEIVELTSLFFTDEIAYDEEAKEVLAGETVPAVMASFKTQLEGLETFDADSIKAAIKAVQKETGAKGKNLFMPIRVVTTGQTHGPELPNAIALIGKEKAIARVEKFAN
- the ispF gene encoding 2-C-methyl-D-erythritol 2,4-cyclodiphosphate synthase, which produces MFRIGQGFDVHEFAEGRPLILGGITIPHERGLLGHSDADVLLHTVTDAALGAIGEGDIGRHFPDTDPEWKDADSAKLLAYIWKMVEERGYKLGNVDCTIMAQRPKMAPYIEPMRNRIAELLNADPSQVNVKATTTEKLGFVGREEGIAAMATILLIQA
- the radA gene encoding DNA repair protein RadA, whose product is MAKKKSKFMCSSCGYEAAKWMGRCPGCGEWNTMNEEVEVISKGPRGAFQHSSTTTKATPIIHVEVQEETRIVTQMDEFNRVLGGGIVPDSLVLIGGDPGIGKSTLLLQVSALLSNQGKRVLYISGEESVRQTKLRAERLGVKSAELYIYSETNLEFLNQTIEEVQPKFVIVDSIQTVHHPEVTSAPGSVSQVRECTAELMRIAKTKNIAIFLVGHVTKEGQIAGPRILEHMVDTVLYFEGERHHNHRILRSQKNRFGSTNEIAIFEMLQGGLKEVLNPSELFLQERSQGAPGSTIVASMEGTRPILVEIQSLVTPTSFNYPKRMATGVDQNRVQLLMAVLEKRMGMMLQAQDAYIKVAGGVKLDEPAIDLAVLTSIVSSFKDQAVRPTDCFIGEVGLTGEVRRVSRIEQRVQEAAKLGFQRAFIPASNIGGWEFPAGIQVVGVETISDSLRASFQDL
- a CDS encoding acetate uptake transporter; this translates as MNTTKDIKISTADPSAIGLFGLAIVTFVASTQKLGWTDGLGLVLPWALFLGGIAQFYASVLDSKHNNTFGTTAFGAYGLFWMGVGMSWLVQAGVFGEALQASVDTRQLGVVYLGYLIFTIFMTIGAAETNKVLFAIFVMIDLLFIGLSLSSFGIMEHGMHLLAAYSELVIALLSFYGAGANVLNKHFGFNFLPIGKPFGIFTREAFEKKSSTAKA